A window from Corynebacterium accolens encodes these proteins:
- the pdxT gene encoding pyridoxal 5'-phosphate synthase glutaminase subunit PdxT — MPQEASATIGVLALQGGVEEHLRILEGLGADTRRVRVPHDLEGLDGLVIPGGESSVIDKLARTFGVADPLRAAVAAGLPVLATCAGLIYCARELDNPSPGQQTLGLLDITVRRNAFGNQRFSAERTVPVAVGEETLPIEASFIRAPLVTRVGEGVEVIATVPHDGAEEAVVGVRHGTVTALSFHPEENDEARVHAAWLASIR, encoded by the coding sequence ATGCCACAAGAAGCTAGCGCCACGATCGGGGTGCTCGCGCTGCAGGGCGGCGTGGAAGAGCACCTGCGCATCCTTGAAGGCCTGGGGGCGGACACGCGCCGGGTGCGCGTGCCGCACGACCTCGAGGGGCTGGATGGGCTGGTGATCCCGGGCGGGGAGTCGAGTGTCATCGACAAGCTCGCCCGCACCTTCGGCGTGGCCGATCCACTGCGGGCGGCTGTAGCCGCAGGCCTTCCCGTGCTCGCCACCTGCGCCGGGCTGATTTATTGCGCCCGCGAGCTGGATAACCCCTCGCCGGGCCAGCAGACCCTGGGGCTGCTCGATATCACCGTGCGGCGCAATGCCTTTGGCAACCAGCGCTTTTCCGCCGAGCGCACCGTGCCGGTCGCGGTCGGGGAAGAAACGCTGCCCATCGAGGCCAGCTTTATCCGCGCCCCGCTGGTCACCCGTGTGGGCGAGGGCGTGGAGGTCATCGCGACCGTGCCGCACGACGGCGCGGAGGAGGCGGTCGTGGGCGTGCGCCACGGCACCGTCACCGCTTTGAGCTTTCACCCGGAAGAAAACGATGAGGCGCGCGTGCATGCCGCCTGGCTGGCCAGTATCCGCTAG
- the pdxS gene encoding pyridoxal 5'-phosphate synthase lyase subunit PdxS — translation MTENIATKRVKRGLADMLKGGVIMDVVTPEQARIAEDAGASAVMALERVPADIRAQGGVARMSDPELIEGIVDAVSIPVMAKARIGHFVEAQILGELGVDFIDESEVLSPADYVNHINKWDFDVPFVCGATNLGEALRRITEGAAMIRSKGEAGTGDVSEAVKHLRTIRAEIARLQHLDRDELYVAAKELQAPYDLVAEVAETGKLPVVLFVAGGVATPADAALVRQMGAEGVFVGSGIFKSGNPSARAEAIVKAATLYDDPAELAKLSRGLGEAMVGINVGDVPAPHRLAERGW, via the coding sequence ATGACCGAAAACATTGCGACCAAGCGCGTGAAACGTGGACTAGCTGACATGCTCAAGGGCGGCGTCATTATGGACGTCGTGACCCCGGAACAGGCGCGCATCGCCGAGGATGCGGGCGCGAGCGCCGTCATGGCACTTGAGCGCGTGCCTGCCGATATCCGCGCCCAGGGCGGCGTGGCCCGCATGTCCGATCCGGAGCTTATCGAGGGCATCGTCGACGCCGTATCCATCCCCGTGATGGCGAAGGCGCGCATTGGTCACTTCGTCGAGGCGCAGATTCTGGGCGAGCTCGGCGTGGATTTCATCGACGAGTCCGAGGTGCTCAGCCCCGCCGATTACGTCAACCACATCAATAAGTGGGACTTCGATGTGCCATTCGTGTGCGGTGCGACCAACCTGGGCGAGGCCCTGCGCCGCATTACCGAGGGCGCGGCCATGATTCGCTCCAAGGGCGAGGCCGGCACCGGCGATGTCTCCGAGGCCGTCAAGCATCTGCGCACCATTCGCGCGGAAATCGCCCGCCTGCAGCACCTCGACCGCGACGAGCTGTACGTCGCCGCCAAGGAACTCCAGGCGCCGTACGACCTGGTTGCGGAGGTTGCGGAGACCGGTAAGCTGCCGGTCGTCCTCTTCGTTGCCGGTGGCGTGGCCACGCCTGCCGATGCCGCCCTCGTCCGCCAGATGGGTGCCGAAGGCGTCTTCGTGGGCTCCGGCATCTTCAAATCCGGTAACCCATCGGCGCGCGCGGAGGCCATCGTGAAGGCCGCCACGCTTTACGATGACCCCGCCGAGCTCGCCAAGCTCTCCCGCGGCCTGGGCGAGGCCATGGTCGGCATCAATGTCGGCGATGTGCCGGCACCGCACCGCCTAGCCGAGCGCGGCTGGTAA
- a CDS encoding PLP-dependent aminotransferase family protein, translating into MPLXXXPADTRALPVQIAAAVRADVTSGALLPGEPVPSTRALATQLGVSRGSVVTAYEQLTAEGYLSAEVGSGTVINPRLPHSPPPRPEPAPQPAPTPDLLDLTPGLPDTAGIITPEWRAAWRDAAAQPLSDAPPLPHHIANHLRHMRGLRVDPRRIVVTAGARDGLALVLRTLGTALRVGVESPGYPSLRRIPQALGHELVNVPTDADGVTVPDTDLDALIVTPSHQYPYGASLPAERRAELVAWARQHGALLIEDDFDSELRYVGQPLPALAALAPERTVLLGTFSTVISPSIACGYVVVPDGLRGGIDKQREIFGQPVGTIPQAALAHYLASGALRRHTGRMRRTYKRRRDLVADALGTLPGARLLPINGGLHAVLLCDPAIVPRAAARGIKLTPLREYWGGVDAEDGVVLGFGHLSDDDLRHSLSAVAAALREC; encoded by the coding sequence ATGCCCCTGCSCCYCGMCCCCGCCGATACGCGCGCCCTGCCGGTCCAAATCGCCGCCGCCGTGCGCGCCGATGTCACCTCCGGCGCCCTGCTGCCCGGCGAACCCGTCCCCTCCACCCGCGCGCTGGCCACCCAGCTCGGCGTCTCCCGCGGCAGCGTCGTTACTGCGTATGAGCAGCTCACCGCCGAGGGCTACCTCAGCGCTGAGGTTGGTTCCGGCACCGTCATCAAYCCCCGCCTGCCCCACAGCCCGCCGCCGCGCCCCGAGCCCGCGCCGCAGCCCGCTCCCACACCCGACCTGCTGGATTTGACGCCCGGCCTGCCCGATACCGCCGGCATCATCACCCCCGAATGGCGCGCCGCCTGGCGCGATGCCGCCGCCCAGCCGCTTTCCGATGCCCCTCCACTCCCCCACCACATAGCCAACCACCTGCGCCACATGCGCGGGCTGCGGGTGGATCCGCGCCGCATCGTCGTTACCGCCGGTGCCCGCGATGGCCTAGCCTTAGTGCTGCGCACGCTCGGTACCGCGCTGCGCGTCGGTGTCGAATCGCCCGGCTACCCCAGCCTGCGCCGCATCCCGCAGGCGCTTGGCCATGAGTTGGTGAACGTGCCCACCGATGCCGATGGCGTTACCGTTCCCGATACCGACCTCGACGCGCTCATTGTCACCCCAAGCCACCAGTACCCGTATGGCGCCTCGCTGCCGGCCGAACGCCGCGCCGAACTCGTCGCCTGGGCCCGCCAGCATGGCGCTTTACTCATCGAGGATGACTTCGATTCCGAGCTGCGCTACGTGGGTCAACCGCTGCCCGCGCTCGCCGCGCTCGCCCCAGAGCGCACCGTGTTGCTAGGTACGTTTTCCACCGTCATTTCGCCGTCCATCGCCTGCGGCTATGTGGTGGTCCCGGATGGGCTGCGCGGGGGCATCGACAAGCAGCGCGAAATCTTTGGCCAGCCGGTCGGCACCATCCCACAGGCCGCGCTCGCCCATTACCTGGCAAGCGGGGCGCTGCGGCGCCACACCGGCCGCATGCGCCGGACCTATAAGCGCCGCCGCGACCTCGTGGCCGATGCCCTGGGCACTCTCCCCGGCGCGCGCCTGCTGCCCATCAACGGCGGCCTGCACGCGGTTTTGCTCTGCGATCCGGCCATCGTCCCGCGCGCCGCCGCCCGCGGCATCAAGCTGACCCCGCTGCGCGAATACTGGGGCGGAGTGGACGCCGAAGACGGCGTCGTTTTAGGCTTTGGCCACCTAAGCGATGACGACCTGCGCCACAGCCTGAGCGCAGTCGCCGCAGCCCTGCGCGAGTGTTAG
- a CDS encoding SPFH domain-containing protein has product MSAPVFWPIVIGIIIALIGVFLSYSLKVIKQYERGVTFRFGHLRPMLEPGLHFLLPGIDKLERVDLRVVTLTIPPQEIITKDNVSVRVNAVVMFEVTDSSKAVLEVENYAVATSQIAQTTLRSLLGRASLDDLLAHREELNEDLAAIINGQTERWGVLTRIVEIKDVEIPEMMQRALAREAEAERERRAKVISAHGELQSSRELREAAEELGKAPAALQLRYLQTVLELGADQNSTIVFPLPIDIMGGFMENLGTFNKGFKEFSENFSQVVNTEKPAD; this is encoded by the coding sequence GTGTCCGCTCCCGTATTCTGGCCGATCGTCATCGGCATCATCATCGCCCTCATCGGGGTATTTTTGTCCTACTCGCTCAAGGTGATTAAGCAGTACGAGCGGGGCGTGACCTTCCGCTTTGGCCACCTGCGGCCGATGCTGGAGCCGGGGCTGCATTTCTTGCTGCCGGGCATCGATAAGCTGGAGCGCGTGGATTTGCGTGTGGTGACGCTGACGATTCCGCCGCAGGAAATCATCACTAAGGATAACGTGTCCGTGCGCGTGAATGCGGTGGTCATGTTCGAGGTCACCGATTCGAGCAAGGCGGTCCTCGAGGTCGAAAACTACGCCGTGGCCACCTCGCAGATTGCCCAGACCACCCTGCGTTCGCTCTTGGGGCGGGCGAGCCTCGATGACCTGTTGGCCCACCGCGAGGAGCTCAACGAGGACCTGGCGGCGATCATCAACGGCCAAACTGAACGGTGGGGCGTGCTGACCCGCATCGTAGAGATTAAGGACGTTGAGATCCCAGAGATGATGCAGCGCGCCCTGGCGCGCGAGGCGGAGGCGGAGCGCGAGCGCCGCGCCAAGGTTATTTCGGCCCACGGTGAGCTGCAGTCCTCCCGCGAGCTGCGCGAGGCCGCCGAGGAGCTGGGCAAGGCTCCGGCGGCGCTGCAGCTGCGCTACCTACAAACGGTGCTGGAGCTCGGCGCGGACCAAAACTCCACCATCGTTTTTCCGCTGCCCATAGACATCATGGGTGGCTTCATGGAAAACCTGGGCACCTTTAATAAGGGGTTCAAGGAATTCAGCGAGAACTTCTCGCAGGTGGTAAATACGGAAAAGCCTGCGGACTAG
- a CDS encoding nitric-oxide reductase large subunit, with protein sequence MATTTTGVEDRKKPVLKVSNVWVQGIALVMIFGFLVMGFLAYRTYDASMPLPEKIVSESTGETVLTKDEITNGQALYQARGLQQYGSVLGHGAYLGPDYTAEYLRRALDHAREENDANGMPDFVDSSATPEEAVVEEFRTNRYDEETGVLEWTDNQISAFEANKDYYAQYFGPDSHNSGLPSDFITDEQDINNLVGFFGWTAWASAAERPGQDYSYTNNWPAESRVDNGPTADLVVWSVLSLIALIGGTXXXFXJXGRXXKSJGWHSXEAPNXXFXQPGEXGLXKSQKVVAWFVLVIALLFLIQALLGAASQHYRTELTGFFGIPLQEILPYNVSRTWHVQLSLLWTAGGLLAAGIFLASFVGKKEPKKQNWLVWFLLGAIAVVVFGSMAFEWLSTMGYIEEGTLFSQQWEYLDLPRFFQVLLTIGMFVWIGIIYRQLRGRLKNEHKSNMPWLFFYAGLAIPAFYAVGNLAGSETHISVAEFWRFWVVHLWVEDFLELFTTVMVAYVFVLLGVVREKIALGIIFLDVILYSTGGVLGTMHHLYFSGTPVEHMALGAFFSAAEVVPLTLLTVEAWTFMQLGSRQRASGERPFPHRWAVMFLVSVGFWNFLGAGIFGFLVNLPIVSYYEIGTALTANHAHGAMMGVYGFLAVGLSVFALRYLIPKDKWSDKAMGWAFWLQNLGLLWMVVISLLPLGIMQLYESVGSGYVEARSLGYITQPGNFIMEWLRLPGDVMFLLGVLPFLWMALRGVLYKKEIPTVEEHPTNPLFSIITPDEDDHAGEVPVGSSVGLVSGGKGRVDKRSSTGRRYGYIDERGAFVEEEDPDAERGDSATAPRQEFESRTKWGGTYRSDKKDD encoded by the coding sequence ATGGCCACCACCACGACTGGGGTTGAAGACCGGAAGAAACCGGTCCTCAAGGTGAGCAACGTGTGGGTGCAGGGCATCGCCCTCGTGATGATCTTTGGCTTCTTGGTCATGGGATTCTTGGCGTACCGCACCTATGACGCATCCATGCCGTTGCCGGAAAAGATTGTCTCCGAATCCACGGGCGAAACGGTCCTCACCAAGGACGAAATCACTAACGGCCAGGCGCTGTACCAGGCCCGCGGCCTGCAGCAATACGGCTCCGTGCTGGGGCACGGCGCCTACTTGGGCCCAGACTATACGGCGGAGTACCTGCGCCGCGCCCTCGACCATGCCCGTGAGGAAAACGACGCGAATGGTATGCCCGATTTCGTTGATTCCTCCGCCACTCCCGAAGAAGCCGTGGTAGAAGAATTCCGCACCAACCGCTATGACGAAGAAACGGGCGTACTGGAGTGGACCGATAACCAGATTTCGGCATTCGAGGCCAATAAGGACTACTACGCGCAGTACTTTGGCCCGGATTCCCACAACAGTGGCTTGCCGTCGGACTTTATTACCGATGAGCAAGACATCAATAACCTCGTCGGTTTCTTCGGCTGGACCGCGTGGGCTTCGGCGGCAGAGCGTCCGGGCCAGGACTATTCCTATACCAATAACTGGCCAGCGGAATCGCGCGTGGACAACGGCCCGACCGCGGACCTCGTGGTGTGGTCGGTGCTCTCGCTCATCGCGCTCATCGGCGGTACCSGCCYGRTCTTTKCCMTTTWCGGCCGGKGGKCCAAGTCCMTCGGTTGGCATTCGGRAGAAGCGCCGAACCYGGRCTTTWAGCAACCGGGCGAGGKCGGGCTGRCTAAGTCGCAAAAGGTGGTGGCCTGGTTCGTCCTAGTCATTGCGTTGCTGTTCTTGATTCAGGCGCTGCTGGGTGCGGCCAGCCAGCACTATCGCACGGAGCTAACCGGCTTCTTTGGCATACCGCTGCAAGAAATCCTCCCCTATAACGTCTCGCGCACCTGGCACGTGCAGCTCTCCCTCCTGTGGACCGCCGGCGGGCTCTTGGCAGCCGGTATCTTCCTGGCCTCGTTCGTGGGTAAGAAGGAACCGAAGAAGCAGAATTGGCTCGTATGGTTCCTGCTCGGCGCCATCGCGGTCGTGGTCTTTGGTTCCATGGCCTTTGAATGGCTTTCCACCATGGGCTACATCGAAGAGGGCACGCTCTTTTCTCAGCAGTGGGAGTATCTGGACCTGCCGCGCTTCTTCCAGGTGCTGCTGACCATCGGCATGTTCGTGTGGATTGGCATCATCTACCGCCAGCTGCGCGGCCGCCTGAAAAATGAACACAAGTCCAATATGCCGTGGCTCTTCTTCTACGCCGGCCTGGCCATCCCAGCGTTCTACGCGGTGGGCAACCTGGCGGGATCGGAAACCCACATCTCCGTCGCTGAGTTCTGGCGCTTCTGGGTGGTTCACCTGTGGGTGGAGGACTTCCTCGAGCTATTTACCACCGTCATGGTGGCCTACGTCTTCGTCCTGCTCGGCGTGGTCCGCGAAAAGATCGCCCTAGGCATCATCTTCTTGGACGTCATCCTCTATTCCACCGGTGGCGTGCTGGGCACGATGCACCACCTGTACTTCTCGGGCACCCCGGTCGAGCACATGGCCCTGGGCGCATTCTTCTCGGCCGCCGAGGTCGTGCCGCTGACCCTGTTGACCGTTGAAGCATGGACCTTCATGCAGCTGGGCTCCCGCCAGCGCGCCTCGGGCGAGCGCCCCTTCCCGCACCGCTGGGCGGTCATGTTCCTCGTCTCCGTCGGTTTCTGGAACTTCTTGGGCGCGGGCATCTTCGGCTTCCTCGTCAACCTGCCCATCGTCTCCTACTACGAAATCGGCACGGCGCTTACCGCCAACCACGCACACGGCGCGATGATGGGCGTCTACGGATTCCTCGCCGTGGGCCTGTCGGTCTTTGCGCTGCGCTACCTCATCCCCAAGGACAAGTGGTCCGATAAGGCCATGGGCTGGGCTTTCTGGCTGCAAAACCTGGGCCTGCTGTGGATGGTGGTCATTTCGCTCCTGCCGCTTGGCATCATGCAGCTCTACGAATCCGTCGGATCGGGCTACGTGGAAGCGCGGTCGCTGGGCTATATCACCCAGCCCGGCAACTTCATCATGGAATGGCTGCGCCTGCCTGGCGATGTCATGTTCCTCCTCGGCGTCCTGCCCTTCCTCTGGATGGCGCTGCGCGGCGTGCTTTACAAAAAGGAGATCCCAACGGTGGAGGAACACCCAACCAACCCGCTGTTTAGCATCATCACCCCGGACGAGGACGACCACGCGGGCGAGGTCCCCGTGGGCTCCTCGGTGGGGCTGGTTTCGGGCGGCAAGGGGCGCGTCGACAAGCGCAGCTCCACGGGCCGGCGCTACGGGTACATCGATGAGCGCGGTGCCTTCGTTGAGGAGGAAGATCCCGATGCCGAGCGCGGCGATTCCGCCACCGCGCCGCGCCAGGAATTTGAATCGCGCACCAAGTGGGGCGGTACCTACCGCTCGGATAAGAAGGACGACTAA
- a CDS encoding O-acetylhomoserine/O-acetylserine sulfhydrylase has translation MTTKYDNSNADWSFATRSVHAGQNLDGAHNSRNVPIYQTTSYVFDDAEHAANRFNLSDAGPIYTRLTNPTQDALEERLASLEGGVAAVAFASGQAAETAAIFNLASAGDHIVTSPRLYGGTSTLFTVTLKRLGIDVTLVENPDDPQSWQDAVQPNTKAFYGETFGNPVADVLDIPAIAEVAHTNQVPLIVDNTIATAALARPLDLGADIVVVSTTKFYTGNGSAVGGAIIDGGSFDWTVERDGKPVFPYFVTPDEAYHGLKYADLGAPAFALKARAGLLRDTGAAISPFNAWLTLNGIETVGLRIDKHNANAQAVAEYLEGHAKVTKVNYAGLDSSPYKKIKEKLGYSYTGSVLSFDIDGGREEAWAFIDALKLHSNLANIGDTRSLAVHPATTTHSQSDDAALAAAGIAQSTIRLSVGIEDIDDIIADLELGFKALA, from the coding sequence ATGACGACGAAATACGATAACTCCAACGCAGACTGGTCCTTCGCTACCCGCTCCGTTCACGCAGGCCAAAACCTCGACGGCGCGCACAACTCCCGCAACGTGCCGATTTACCAAACTACCTCGTACGTCTTTGATGACGCCGAGCACGCGGCCAACCGCTTTAACCTCTCCGATGCAGGCCCCATCTACACCCGCCTGACCAACCCAACGCAGGATGCGCTGGAAGAGCGCCTGGCCTCCCTTGAAGGCGGTGTGGCCGCCGTGGCCTTTGCCTCCGGCCAGGCCGCAGAGACCGCGGCCATTTTCAACCTCGCCTCGGCAGGCGATCACATCGTCACCTCCCCGCGCCTCTACGGCGGCACCTCCACCCTCTTTACCGTCACCCTCAAGCGGCTTGGCATCGACGTCACCCTCGTCGAAAACCCGGACGATCCTCAGTCCTGGCAGGACGCCGTGCAGCCTAATACCAAGGCCTTTTACGGCGAGACCTTTGGCAACCCGGTAGCCGATGTCCTCGACATCCCAGCCATCGCCGAGGTGGCCCACACTAACCAGGTCCCGCTCATCGTGGATAACACCATCGCCACCGCGGCGCTGGCCCGCCCGCTCGACTTGGGTGCGGACATCGTCGTGGTTTCGACCACGAAGTTCTACACCGGCAACGGTTCCGCGGTGGGCGGCGCGATTATCGATGGCGGCTCCTTCGACTGGACCGTCGAGCGCGACGGCAAGCCAGTATTCCCCTACTTCGTCACCCCGGACGAGGCCTACCACGGCCTAAAATACGCCGACCTCGGCGCCCCCGCCTTTGCACTCAAGGCCCGCGCCGGCCTGCTGCGCGATACCGGCGCCGCCATTTCCCCATTCAATGCATGGCTGACGCTCAATGGCATTGAGACGGTAGGGCTGCGCATCGACAAGCACAATGCCAACGCCCAGGCCGTGGCCGAGTACCTGGAAGGCCACGCCAAGGTGACGAAGGTCAACTACGCCGGCCTGGATTCCTCGCCGTATAAGAAGATTAAGGAGAAGCTGGGTTACTCCTATACCGGCTCCGTGCTGTCCTTCGATATTGACGGCGGGCGCGAGGAAGCATGGGCGTTTATCGATGCCCTGAAACTCCACTCCAACCTCGCCAATATCGGCGATACCCGCTCGCTGGCGGTTCACCCGGCGACCACCACGCACTCGCAATCCGATGATGCCGCCCTGGCCGCGGCGGGTATTGCGCAGTCCACCATCCGTTTGTCCGTGGGCATTGAAGATATCGACGACATCATTGCTGACCTCGAACTGGGATTTAAAGCACTGGCATGA
- the metX gene encoding homoserine O-acetyltransferase MetX, which translates to MSCISIGDFRTEAGATLSDAHIAYHRFGHFLGDPHGGNNVILVEHALTGNADVAEWWCDLIGPGKALDTTKWCVIAMNALGGCNGSTGPSSPHADGRSWGSRFPALSIRDLVAAEKKALEELGITRVHAIIGGSMGGARTLEWTLMYPDAVDAACVIAVSARASAWQIGIQSAQISAIERDPFWHGGDYYSSSQRPREGLAAARRIAHLTYRGEQEIDERFGVQAQTGEEPLGPYRRHDQRFAVNSXLDYQGSKLADHFDAGSXXXLXEXLNRHDIGRGRGGLNRALGSSQVPTMVVGVDTDILYPYHQQEHLSRNLGNLLAMAKVVSPVGHDAFLTESRQMDRILRNFLTLSQPHPLDVDSTIDYAI; encoded by the coding sequence ATGAGCTGTATAAGTATCGGCGATTTTCGCACCGAAGCAGGCGCCACGCTTTCCGATGCCCACATCGCCTACCACCGCTTCGGCCATTTCCTCGGCGATCCGCACGGCGGAAATAACGTCATTTTGGTGGAACACGCGCTGACCGGCAATGCCGATGTGGCCGAGTGGTGGTGTGATCTCATTGGCCCAGGCAAGGCGCTGGATACGACGAAGTGGTGCGTTATCGCCATGAACGCACTCGGCGGCTGCAATGGCTCCACCGGCCCCTCCTCCCCGCATGCGGATGGCCGCAGTTGGGGATCGCGCTTTCCGGCGCTATCCATTCGCGATTTGGTGGCCGCGGAGAAAAAGGCGCTAGAAGAGCTGGGGATAACGCGCGTGCATGCGATCATCGGTGGTTCCATGGGTGGAGCGCGCACCTTGGAATGGACGCTGATGTACCCGGATGCGGTCGATGCCGCGTGCGTTATTGCCGTCTCCGCGCGCGCCTCCGCGTGGCAGATTGGTATCCAGTCGGCGCAGATTTCCGCGATTGAACGCGATCCCTTCTGGCACGGCGGCGACTATTATTCCTCCTCTCAGCGTCCCCGCGAGGGCCTGGCGGCGGCGCGGCGCATCGCGCACTTGACGTATCGCGGCGAGCAGGAAATCGATGAGCGCTTTGGCGTCCAAGCCCAAACCGGCGAAGAACCGCTGGGGCCCTACCGCCGGCACGACCAGCGCTTCGCTGTGAATTCCTMCCTGGATTACCAGGGCTCGAAGCTGGCGGATCACTTCGATGCCGGTTCCTMCGYCMCGCTTMCCGAGSCCCTCAACCGCCACGACATCGGCCGCGGCCGCGGCGGCCTGAACCGCGCTCTCGGTTCCTCGCAGGTACCGACCATGGTCGTGGGTGTTGACACGGACATCCTTTATCCCTACCACCAGCAGGAACACCTCTCGCGCAACTTGGGCAACCTGCTGGCCATGGCGAAGGTAGTCTCACCCGTTGGCCACGATGCATTCCTCACGGAATCGCGCCAGATGGACCGCATCCTGCGCAACTTCCTCACCCTGTCCCAACCGCACCCGCTGGACGTGGACAGCACCATCGACTACGCCATCTAG
- a CDS encoding HNH endonuclease signature motif containing protein, with protein MISDYLAAINSPMALIGECAGLSEAELVDRGFSDKEAAEFARLADTYFGRTSFSAKQRAARKTALPLDALKIIEVHAQKLKTQRAAWALREELCRLNVSXSEXXKRARRRVKEERXQXRXXGXRLXRRTDDLWTLTITAESDLVAEINNHVSTVDDARRVFAEGAATSTITTNVVLTLDDMVKVTHGEDEVTLQLTNGATITGAQLAERALADAGLITLIHPVTGPVNLYHTRRLATWKQRQMAMAENPVCPWPDCHIPADECQVHHLQPWLLGGETNAENLTIACKYHNSVNDDDPNASPRRGRLERRPHEGIVWRPPWAR; from the coding sequence ATGATTTCGGATTACCTCGCAGCGATAAACTCCCCGATGGCGCTCATCGGGGAGTGCGCCGGGCTATCCGAAGCCGAATTGGTAGACCGCGGTTTCAGCGATAAAGAGGCCGCGGAATTCGCGCGCTTGGCGGATACGTATTTTGGTAGGACATCGTTTAGCGCCAAGCAGCGCGCCGCCCGCAAAACCGCGCTCCCGCTCGATGCGCTGAAAATCATTGAGGTGCACGCGCAGAAGCTGAAGACCCAGCGCGCGGCGTGGGCCCTGCGCGAGGAGCTGTGCCGGCTCAACGTTTCTMCCAGCGAGAWARAAAAGCGCGCCCGCCGCCGCGTMAAGGAGGAACGCMCCCAGARGCGCGSGGRGGGCGYCCGGCTCMCCCGCCGCACCGATGACCTGTGGACGCTGACCATCACCGCGGAATCGGACTTGGTGGCCGAGATTAATAACCACGTCTCCACCGTGGACGATGCGCGCCGGGTCTTTGCAGAGGGCGCGGCTACCTCCACCATCACCACCAACGTGGTCCTAACCCTGGATGACATGGTGAAGGTCACCCACGGCGAGGACGAGGTCACCCTGCAGCTGACCAACGGCGCCACCATCACCGGTGCGCAGCTAGCGGAGCGCGCGCTTGCCGATGCCGGCCTCATCACCCTCATCCACCCCGTCACCGGTCCCGTGAACCTGTACCACACGCGCCGGCTGGCCACCTGGAAGCAGCGGCAGATGGCGATGGCGGAAAATCCGGTGTGCCCGTGGCCCGATTGCCATATTCCGGCCGATGAATGCCAGGTTCACCACCTGCAACCGTGGCTGCTCGGCGGCGAGACCAATGCCGAGAACCTGACCATCGCCTGCAAGTACCACAACTCCGTTAACGACGATGACCCGAATGCCTCGCCCCGTCGTGGGCGCTTAGAGCGCCGCCCGCACGAAGGAATCGTGTGGCGCCCGCCCTGGGCCCGATAA
- a CDS encoding DUF3017 domain-containing protein produces MNLDNPHDAHLTPSPLPASVQWVAIGLFIAGVALSGGYAIFEYWRRATFLLGLALLWLTVVRLTCDSSRVGVLAVRSRRFDATFTGVIGALMAFLAYSVDALGS; encoded by the coding sequence GTGAATTTAGACAATCCCCACGACGCGCACCTGACACCGTCCCCGCTGCCCGCCTCCGTGCAGTGGGTGGCCATCGGGCTCTTCATCGCCGGGGTGGCCCTGTCCGGCGGCTACGCCATTTTCGAGTATTGGCGCAGGGCCACCTTTTTGCTCGGGCTTGCGCTGCTGTGGCTGACGGTGGTGCGCCTGACGTGCGATTCGAGCCGCGTCGGCGTGCTGGCGGTGCGCTCGCGCCGCTTCGATGCCACGTTTACAGGCGTCATCGGCGCGCTGATGGCCTTTCTCGCCTACTCCGTGGACGCGCTGGGCAGCTAG